A single region of the Pontimicrobium sp. SW4 genome encodes:
- a CDS encoding DUF1343 domain-containing protein, with the protein MILNVFKNTVLFFLLAFISCGSKTKNEIIKKNEILNQVQNDKSIIVGANQTEIYLPLLNGKRVGIVANQTSVIFKSDNTYTHLVDSLVDLNLDVKKVFSPEHGFRGNADAGEHVADGVDIKTGLPIFSLHGTSKKPSKEQLKGLDIMIFDIQDVGVRFYTYISTLHYIMEACAENNIPLIILDRPNPNGQYVDGPTLKKEHQSFLGMHPIPLVHGMTIGEYAQMINGEKWLSNGIQCDITIISCKNYTHDMSYSLSIRPSPNLPNDQSIKLYPSLGLFEGTNINAGRGTEFQFQRYGAPFLNPETMTFTYTPQSNFGAKYPKYKDELCYGEDLSNVTVTNEMTLKWIIKAYENSTDKSLFFLTDGFTKHAGTATLQKQIEVGMTEAAIKVIWQEDLDAFKKIRNKYLIYN; encoded by the coding sequence ATGATTTTAAACGTTTTCAAAAATACAGTTTTATTCTTTCTTTTGGCATTCATTTCATGTGGTTCTAAAACTAAAAATGAAATTATTAAAAAGAATGAGATTCTGAATCAAGTTCAGAATGACAAATCAATAATTGTTGGTGCCAATCAAACTGAAATCTATTTACCACTTTTAAACGGAAAACGTGTTGGGATTGTTGCTAATCAAACTTCCGTTATTTTTAAAAGTGATAATACATATACACATTTAGTTGATTCGTTGGTTGATTTAAACTTAGATGTAAAAAAAGTATTTTCTCCTGAACATGGGTTTAGAGGAAATGCTGATGCTGGTGAACATGTTGCTGATGGTGTAGATATTAAAACTGGTTTGCCAATTTTTTCACTTCATGGAACAAGCAAAAAACCAAGTAAAGAACAGCTAAAAGGCTTAGATATAATGATTTTTGATATTCAAGATGTTGGTGTTCGCTTTTACACTTACATTTCAACGTTGCACTATATCATGGAGGCTTGTGCCGAAAATAACATTCCGCTTATTATTTTAGATAGACCAAATCCTAATGGCCAATATGTTGATGGTCCAACCTTAAAAAAAGAGCATCAAAGTTTTTTAGGGATGCACCCAATTCCTTTGGTTCATGGTATGACTATTGGTGAATATGCTCAAATGATTAATGGTGAAAAATGGTTATCAAATGGAATTCAGTGTGATATAACTATCATTTCTTGTAAAAATTATACTCATGATATGTCCTATAGTCTTTCTATAAGACCTTCACCAAACCTTCCTAATGACCAATCCATAAAGCTGTATCCAAGTCTCGGCTTGTTTGAGGGCACCAATATAAATGCTGGACGAGGCACCGAATTTCAATTTCAACGATATGGAGCTCCTTTTTTGAATCCTGAAACAATGACATTTACTTACACGCCTCAATCAAATTTCGGAGCTAAGTACCCAAAATACAAAGACGAGTTGTGTTATGGTGAAGATTTGAGTAATGTAACTGTAACAAATGAAATGACTTTAAAGTGGATTATTAAAGCGTATGAAAATTCTACAGACAAATCCCTTTTCTTTTTAACAGACGGATTTACAAAACATGCTGGAACTGCAACGCTTCAAAAACAAATTGAAGTTGGAATGACTGAAGCAGCCATTAAAGTGATTTGGCAAGAAGATCTAGACGCTTTTAAAAAAATACGAAACAAATACTTAATATATAACTAA
- a CDS encoding serine hydrolase domain-containing protein — MNKLTFLFLLFTGLAFSQTFDKAYAEKIENAQEIANQFLNDVKIPGMSISVSKNGELIWSEGFGYSNIETKQKVLPNKTQFRIASISKSITSAALAKLVDDGKLDFDESIYTYIPDFPKKTYDFTVRQVGGHIAGVRHYNGNEFILNKKMSIVEGLDIFKDSPLKFKPGSSYSYSTYGWNLLSVVIQNASGVEFNKYMTETIFDPLQMNNTELGLSDVDMPNRTQFYIKTNSGDIKLGVSVSNEHKVAGGGFIATSEDLVKFGNEIINPTILSKASVKELVTPLYTDDGKSTEYGIGFGIVKTKNNTPRYSHSGGGMGATTFLMMYPEENIVISIVTNLSQVPIRQLTTKLEDVFID; from the coding sequence ATGAACAAACTAACTTTTCTATTTCTACTATTCACTGGTTTAGCATTTAGTCAAACTTTTGATAAAGCATACGCCGAAAAAATTGAGAATGCTCAAGAGATTGCTAATCAATTTTTAAACGATGTGAAAATTCCTGGAATGTCTATTTCGGTTTCAAAAAATGGTGAACTTATTTGGTCTGAAGGTTTTGGTTACTCAAACATAGAAACCAAACAAAAAGTGCTACCAAATAAAACTCAATTTAGAATCGCTAGTATTTCGAAATCAATTACGTCAGCAGCTTTAGCAAAACTTGTGGATGATGGGAAGCTAGATTTTGATGAAAGTATTTATACCTACATTCCAGATTTCCCGAAAAAGACATACGATTTTACGGTTCGTCAAGTTGGAGGGCACATTGCAGGTGTAAGACATTACAATGGCAACGAATTTATTTTAAACAAAAAGATGAGCATTGTCGAAGGGCTTGATATTTTTAAAGACTCTCCTTTGAAATTTAAACCAGGAAGTAGTTATAGCTATAGTACTTATGGTTGGAACTTACTAAGTGTTGTTATCCAGAATGCCTCAGGAGTTGAATTTAATAAATACATGACTGAAACCATTTTTGACCCTTTACAAATGAATAACACCGAATTAGGCCTATCTGATGTAGATATGCCAAATCGCACACAATTTTACATTAAAACAAATTCTGGAGATATTAAACTTGGTGTTTCTGTAAGCAACGAGCATAAAGTTGCAGGTGGCGGATTTATTGCAACCTCTGAAGATTTAGTGAAATTTGGAAATGAAATTATTAATCCAACTATATTATCAAAAGCCTCAGTTAAAGAATTAGTAACGCCTTTATATACAGATGATGGCAAAAGCACAGAATATGGTATTGGCTTTGGGATTGTAAAAACAAAAAACAACACACCAAGATATAGTCATTCTGGTGGAGGCATGGGAGCAACCACTTTTTTAATGATGTATCCAGAAGAGAATATTGTTATTTCTATTGTTACAAATCTTTCGCAAGTACCAATTAGGCAACTTACGACCAAGCTAGAAGATGTATTTATAGACTAA
- a CDS encoding sterol desaturase family protein — protein METIINYFETIPSLHRSLILIGGLTFFWLLEGAVPLFRFKYHKWKHAVPNVFFTFTTIIINFALAFLLLKASDWVIVNDFGIINWLPEMSLALYVLLGVLLMDFIGAYLAHYVEHKVKPLWMIHLVHHTDHKVDTTTANRHHPLESLIRYTFTLAGVIIIGTPIGIVMLYQSMSLVATQFSHANIKLPKKVDHFISYILVSPDMHKIHHHYVLPYTDSNYGNIFSIWDRLFGTYMKMDREKIIYGVDVFPDEVKNGNLIELLKQPFQEYQKPTILPEEK, from the coding sequence TTGGAAACCATCATCAATTATTTTGAAACCATTCCTTCACTTCATAGAAGTTTAATACTTATAGGAGGCTTGACCTTTTTTTGGTTACTAGAAGGTGCTGTACCTTTATTTAGGTTTAAATATCATAAATGGAAACACGCTGTTCCTAATGTCTTTTTCACTTTTACAACAATTATTATAAATTTTGCCTTAGCATTCTTGTTATTAAAAGCATCCGATTGGGTAATTGTAAATGATTTCGGAATTATTAATTGGCTACCAGAAATGTCTTTAGCATTGTATGTGTTGCTTGGTGTGTTGTTAATGGACTTCATTGGTGCTTATCTAGCACATTATGTAGAGCATAAAGTAAAACCATTATGGATGATACATTTAGTCCATCATACCGACCATAAGGTGGATACAACAACAGCCAATAGGCATCACCCATTAGAAAGTTTAATACGTTATACTTTTACGTTAGCTGGTGTTATCATTATAGGGACGCCAATAGGTATCGTGATGTTGTATCAATCTATGTCTTTAGTGGCGACTCAGTTTAGTCATGCAAATATTAAATTACCTAAAAAGGTAGATCATTTTATAAGTTATATTTTGGTGTCTCCAGATATGCATAAAATTCATCATCATTACGTATTGCCATATACCGATTCTAATTATGGCAATATTTTTTCTATTTGGGACAGACTCTTTGGAACCTATATGAAAATGGATAGAGAAAAGATAATATATGGTGTAGATGTATTTCCAGATGAAGTCAAAAATGGTAACCTTATAGAGTTATTAAAGCAGCCATTTCAAGAATATCAAAAACCAACAATTCTTCCAGAAGAAAAATAA
- a CDS encoding YkgJ family cysteine cluster protein has product MQDIINNLPKLAKDKHKENKTFFAKLKKKSPKQLDYIMQDLHDKEFKKTDCLECANCCKTTGPLFTSKDIERISKHFKLKPQQFTEQFLRLDEDNDYVLQNVPCTFLGSDNYCTIYEVRPKACREFPHTNRKKFQQITNLTLKNVAICPAAFNIVEEMKKNIK; this is encoded by the coding sequence ATGCAAGACATTATTAATAATCTTCCAAAGCTCGCCAAAGATAAACATAAGGAGAATAAAACCTTCTTTGCAAAGCTAAAAAAGAAATCGCCTAAACAATTAGACTATATCATGCAAGACCTGCACGACAAGGAATTTAAAAAAACAGATTGTCTAGAGTGTGCTAATTGTTGTAAAACCACAGGACCTTTATTTACTAGTAAAGATATCGAGCGAATTTCAAAACATTTTAAATTAAAACCGCAGCAATTTACGGAACAATTTTTGAGACTAGATGAAGACAACGATTATGTGTTACAAAATGTACCATGTACGTTTTTAGGAAGTGATAATTATTGTACAATTTATGAAGTGCGTCCAAAAGCATGCAGAGAATTTCCGCATACTAATAGAAAAAAGTTTCAGCAAATTACTAACTTAACCCTTAAAAATGTGGCTATTTGTCCAGCTGCTTTTAATATTGTTGAAGAAATGAAAAAGAACATTAAATGA
- a CDS encoding class I SAM-dependent methyltransferase, with product MKDVFGKAILDYQNGSYTEDIITSTSISDDDLLPIPYLFRDFSEMPNIEKKALKLAKGKTLDVGCGAGSHSLYLQNIGCNVKSIDISKGAIETCKLRGLKNAHVCDVLDETETFDTILMLMNGSGFFKSLEQTPHILNHLKSLLNKNGQILIDSSDIKYMYEDDDGGIWIDANSDYYGELEYHITYKGETESFTWMYLDFDNLKTACAIVGLQCELVLEGEHYDFLARITI from the coding sequence ATGAAAGACGTATTTGGAAAAGCCATTTTAGATTATCAAAACGGAAGCTACACAGAAGACATTATTACTTCTACAAGTATTTCGGATGATGATCTGTTACCCATTCCCTATTTATTTAGAGATTTTTCTGAAATGCCAAACATTGAAAAAAAAGCTTTAAAACTGGCTAAAGGAAAAACTTTAGACGTTGGTTGTGGTGCAGGTTCGCATAGTTTGTATTTACAAAACATAGGCTGTAATGTAAAATCTATTGACATCTCAAAAGGCGCTATAGAAACTTGTAAATTGAGAGGCTTAAAAAATGCTCATGTATGTGATGTATTAGATGAAACCGAAACCTTTGATACTATTTTAATGCTTATGAATGGCTCTGGGTTCTTTAAAAGTTTAGAACAAACTCCGCATATTTTAAATCATTTAAAAAGCCTGCTTAACAAAAATGGACAAATACTTATTGACTCTTCGGACATTAAATATATGTATGAAGACGATGATGGTGGTATTTGGATAGATGCCAATAGCGATTATTACGGCGAATTAGAATATCATATAACATACAAAGGTGAAACCGAAAGTTTCACCTGGATGTATTTAGATTTTGATAACCTTAAAACTGCTTGTGCTATTGTTGGCTTACAATGCGAACTAGTTCTTGAAGGCGAACATTATGATTTTTTAGCAAGAATTACTATTTAA
- a CDS encoding TonB-dependent receptor — MLSAVEASRQKQSMNMYKFKNSLSFLIAVLITATTFAQENRKTKDTINTEVVNVVKPYTPKISDAFKVKEIPSLDDETTMTKKVIKYNIFSIPVASTFTPAKGKAAEVDKGEKAKLYDNYASFGVGSYTSFLGEVYLNHAINRTESVGGYVSHHSSQGGIEDVLLDDAFSNTQINANYARKLRDYSWNVDAGFQQQVFNWYGLPQPQYDQAFADPMIPQHKFFTFEFGGKIDFDDRLFNNGNMRFRRFADDYDSGENHFAMSTNFDIPLNDGDLNSTIKLDYLNGSFNQSYETADKLKYGNFNVGVSSSYQMKQDDLTLNLGASVFYLNDTEAGKNKIYIYPNITATYRLVNELLIAYGGIEGGLIQNTYHEFAKGNPYVSPTLNILPTDKQYDAYVGLKGKLSNNMSYNIRGKYYAENDKALFKNNKDMNQTANNNYNKGNSYNVVYDNVSTLSVFGEINVDVNRNFTLGIKAEYFSYNTKNEAKLWNLPDFEGSLFMDIQFDEHWFAGANLFYIGERFDQSSIEGSLDPSESLTTHTLESYFDANAHLGYRINDKWSVYGKANNIANQDYKRWLNYPVQGIQFIAGTTYKFDF, encoded by the coding sequence ATGCTGAGCGCAGTCGAAGCATCTAGACAAAAACAATCAATGAATATGTATAAATTCAAAAATAGCTTATCGTTTTTAATAGCAGTTTTAATAACTGCTACAACATTTGCACAAGAAAATAGAAAAACCAAGGATACTATTAACACCGAGGTTGTGAATGTGGTAAAACCTTATACGCCAAAAATTTCGGATGCTTTTAAGGTAAAGGAAATTCCGTCGTTAGATGATGAAACCACAATGACCAAAAAAGTAATTAAGTATAATATTTTTTCAATTCCAGTAGCGTCTACTTTTACACCAGCAAAAGGAAAAGCAGCCGAAGTAGATAAAGGAGAGAAAGCAAAATTGTATGACAATTATGCATCGTTTGGAGTTGGCTCTTATACTAGTTTTTTAGGCGAAGTCTATTTAAATCATGCTATTAATAGAACTGAAAGTGTTGGAGGTTATGTGAGCCATCATTCTTCTCAAGGAGGGATTGAAGATGTATTATTGGATGATGCATTTTCAAACACCCAAATCAATGCAAACTACGCAAGAAAACTCAGGGATTATTCATGGAATGTAGATGCAGGCTTTCAGCAACAAGTATTTAATTGGTATGGCTTACCGCAGCCTCAATACGACCAAGCATTTGCAGACCCTATGATACCGCAACATAAGTTTTTTACATTTGAATTTGGTGGAAAGATAGACTTTGACGACAGATTATTCAATAATGGTAATATGCGTTTTAGACGTTTTGCTGACGATTACGATTCAGGAGAAAATCATTTTGCAATGTCTACAAATTTTGACATTCCATTAAACGATGGCGATTTAAATTCAACTATAAAATTAGATTATTTAAATGGGTCTTTTAACCAATCGTATGAAACAGCCGATAAATTAAAATATGGTAATTTTAATGTTGGTGTATCTTCTAGTTATCAAATGAAACAAGATGACTTAACACTTAATCTTGGAGCGTCAGTGTTTTATTTAAACGATACCGAAGCTGGAAAAAACAAAATATATATTTATCCTAATATTACTGCAACTTACAGATTGGTAAATGAGTTATTAATTGCTTATGGAGGTATTGAAGGTGGTTTAATTCAAAACACATATCATGAGTTTGCTAAAGGAAACCCATATGTGTCACCAACGCTAAATATTTTGCCAACAGACAAACAATATGATGCTTATGTGGGTTTAAAAGGAAAGTTGTCTAACAATATGAGTTATAATATTAGAGGTAAGTATTATGCAGAAAATGATAAAGCTTTATTTAAGAATAATAAAGACATGAATCAAACAGCTAATAATAATTACAATAAAGGAAATTCTTATAATGTGGTTTATGATAATGTCTCAACATTAAGTGTTTTTGGTGAAATAAATGTGGATGTAAACAGAAATTTTACATTAGGAATAAAAGCTGAATATTTCTCGTACAATACCAAAAACGAAGCAAAACTATGGAATCTACCTGATTTTGAAGGCTCGCTCTTTATGGATATTCAATTTGATGAGCATTGGTTTGCAGGCGCTAATTTGTTTTATATAGGTGAGCGATTTGACCAAAGTTCTATTGAAGGTTCGTTAGATCCAAGCGAAAGTTTAACAACACACACCCTAGAAAGTTATTTCGACGCCAATGCACACTTAGGTTATCGTATTAACGATAAATGGTCAGTATATGGTAAAGCAAATAACATCGCTAATCAAGATTATAAAAGATGGTTAAACTATCCAGTTCAAGGCATTCAGTTTATAGCTGGTACGACTTATAAGTTTGACTTCTAA
- a CDS encoding tetratricopeptide repeat protein produces MTKLRLLAIVLTLTINLGVFAQQTAAYTSDLVDFQKALSLYNSKQYLAAQSMFDKIEDTATDEVVKSDCAYYIANCAVRLNQQNADDLIQNFVNDYPTSTKRNTAYIDVADYYFENSKFAYARKWYDKVDEEALARSEREKFYFNYGYSFYATNNAQGAKKYLSRVENSEKYGSQAKYYIGYMAYEGDDYDKASEYFEQVSDNEKYQEGLSYYQADLNFKLGNFEKAIELAKEKLPTSDDTEVSELSKIIGESYFNLEKYAEAIPYLKAYQGKRKRWNNTDYYLLGYAYYKQNDFENAISEFNKIIDGNNSVAQNAYYHLGESYINVDKKQEALNAFRNASEMDYDLKIQEDAWLNYAKISYEIGNPYQSVPQVLAGYLDKYPDTGYKEEIETLLIDSYITSKNYKEALNLLEGRKSFQNKVAYQKVAFYRGVELYNESQYLEAESYFDKSIAEPRDEKFLARAIFWKAETDYNLTNYDDALVGFKQFQGSNQSSGTPEIKNIDYNLGYTYFKQKSYAKATEHFQKYISNTSEDKLRINDAFLRLGDGHFVSSDYNKAINAYERAIKMNQIEPDYAFFQKAISYGYIGQGSTKIKELEEFITTYKRSPLRDDALYELGNSYVKKGEEDRAMQLYDQLNKEYRSSPYASKSLLRQGLVYYNAGKNEDALSKFKNVANNYPGSPEGMQAVSTARLIYIDLGRVDEYARWVKGLDYVNVSDADLDNTTYESAEKQYLAGDTSRAIRLFNGYLNEFPNGLHALKSHFYLAQLYYKDDLQTNAAPHYEYVVNKSSGEFTELALTRLGEIYLNEKDVTRAMPILERLENEADFPQNVVFAQSNLMKVHYQLQDYNQAVAYAEKVLASSRTDKNVKSDAHVIIARSAIKTGDESKAKSAYAQVERIASGELAAEALYYNAYFKNEEGQYKSSNTVVQKLAKDYSGYKLYGAKGLVIMAKNFYALGDAYQATYILESVTENFAEFDDVVDEARTELRRIKSEQAKTNASVETDNGN; encoded by the coding sequence ATGACTAAATTAAGATTATTAGCAATTGTATTGACACTGACAATTAATCTTGGTGTTTTTGCACAACAAACAGCAGCTTATACAAGCGACTTAGTAGACTTTCAAAAAGCATTATCACTTTACAATAGCAAGCAATATTTAGCAGCACAATCTATGTTCGATAAAATTGAGGACACAGCAACGGATGAAGTTGTTAAGTCCGATTGTGCCTACTATATTGCTAATTGTGCAGTGCGATTAAATCAACAAAATGCCGACGATTTAATTCAGAATTTTGTAAACGATTATCCTACGAGTACCAAACGTAACACAGCATATATTGATGTGGCCGATTACTATTTTGAAAACTCAAAATTTGCTTACGCAAGAAAGTGGTATGATAAAGTGGATGAAGAAGCCTTAGCTAGAAGTGAGCGCGAGAAGTTCTATTTTAATTATGGCTATTCTTTTTATGCGACCAATAATGCACAAGGTGCCAAAAAATATTTATCAAGAGTAGAAAACTCAGAAAAGTATGGTTCTCAAGCAAAGTACTATATTGGTTATATGGCGTATGAAGGTGACGATTACGACAAGGCTTCAGAGTATTTTGAACAAGTAAGTGACAATGAAAAGTATCAAGAAGGATTATCATATTATCAAGCCGATTTAAACTTTAAACTAGGCAACTTTGAAAAGGCAATAGAATTAGCAAAAGAAAAACTACCAACAAGTGATGATACAGAGGTTTCAGAATTATCTAAAATAATTGGTGAAAGCTATTTTAACTTAGAAAAATATGCCGAAGCTATTCCTTATTTAAAAGCTTATCAAGGAAAGCGTAAACGTTGGAATAATACCGATTATTATTTATTAGGATATGCTTACTATAAGCAGAACGACTTCGAAAATGCGATTTCAGAATTCAATAAGATTATTGATGGAAACAATTCTGTAGCACAAAACGCCTATTACCATTTAGGAGAAAGCTATATTAATGTAGATAAGAAACAAGAGGCTTTAAATGCCTTTCGAAATGCGTCGGAAATGGATTATGATTTAAAAATTCAAGAAGATGCATGGTTAAATTATGCAAAGATTAGTTACGAAATTGGAAATCCATATCAATCGGTGCCACAAGTGTTAGCTGGTTATTTAGATAAATATCCAGATACAGGTTATAAAGAAGAAATTGAAACTTTATTGATTGATTCTTACATTACATCAAAAAATTACAAAGAAGCTTTAAATCTTTTAGAAGGAAGAAAAAGTTTCCAGAACAAAGTAGCTTACCAAAAAGTAGCATTTTATAGAGGTGTCGAGTTATATAATGAAAGTCAATATTTAGAAGCCGAATCGTATTTTGATAAGTCTATTGCTGAGCCAAGAGACGAGAAATTTTTAGCTAGAGCTATTTTTTGGAAAGCCGAAACTGATTACAACCTCACCAATTATGACGATGCTTTAGTCGGTTTTAAGCAATTTCAAGGTAGTAACCAATCATCAGGAACTCCAGAAATTAAAAACATCGATTATAACTTAGGTTATACCTATTTCAAGCAAAAAAGCTATGCAAAAGCAACAGAGCATTTTCAAAAGTACATTTCAAATACTTCTGAAGATAAGTTAAGAATCAACGATGCTTTTTTACGTTTGGGTGATGGTCATTTCGTATCCAGTGATTACAACAAAGCGATAAATGCTTACGAAAGAGCAATTAAAATGAACCAGATTGAACCAGATTATGCCTTCTTTCAAAAAGCAATAAGCTATGGTTATATAGGTCAAGGAAGCACAAAAATTAAGGAATTAGAAGAATTTATTACTACATATAAAAGGTCGCCGCTACGTGATGACGCACTTTACGAACTAGGGAATTCCTATGTTAAGAAAGGTGAGGAAGATAGAGCAATGCAGCTATACGATCAGCTAAATAAAGAATACAGGTCGAGTCCTTATGCATCTAAATCGCTGTTAAGACAAGGGCTAGTGTATTATAATGCTGGCAAAAATGAAGATGCATTATCCAAGTTTAAAAATGTTGCCAATAATTACCCAGGATCTCCTGAAGGTATGCAAGCTGTGTCTACTGCGAGATTAATTTATATAGATCTTGGTCGTGTAGATGAATACGCACGTTGGGTAAAAGGTTTGGATTATGTGAATGTTTCTGATGCCGATTTAGATAATACAACTTACGAATCTGCCGAAAAGCAATATTTAGCGGGAGACACAAGTAGAGCAATTAGATTATTTAACGGTTATTTAAACGAGTTCCCAAATGGCTTACATGCCTTAAAATCTCATTTCTATTTAGCACAGTTATATTATAAAGATGATTTGCAAACAAATGCAGCACCTCATTACGAATATGTGGTTAATAAATCAAGTGGTGAGTTCACAGAACTAGCCTTAACGAGATTAGGAGAAATCTATTTGAATGAGAAAGATGTTACGAGAGCAATGCCGATTTTAGAGCGTTTGGAAAACGAAGCAGATTTCCCACAAAACGTCGTATTTGCGCAATCTAATTTAATGAAAGTACATTACCAGTTACAGGATTACAATCAAGCTGTAGCCTATGCCGAAAAAGTACTAGCAAGCTCTAGAACCGATAAAAATGTTAAAAGTGATGCACATGTTATTATTGCACGTTCTGCAATAAAAACAGGCGACGAAAGCAAAGCAAAATCGGCGTACGCTCAAGTTGAAAGAATCGCATCTGGTGAGCTGGCAGCCGAAGCGTTATACTATAATGCCTACTTTAAAAATGAAGAAGGACAATATAAATCATCAAATACAGTAGTTCAAAAATTAGCTAAAGATTATTCAGGGTATAAATTATATGGTGCAAAAGGCTTAGTAATTATGGCAAAGAATTTTTATGCTTTAGGTGATGCTTATCAAGCAACTTATATTTTAGAGAGTGTTACTGAAAACTTTGCTGAGTTTGACGATGTAGTTGATGAAGCAAGAACAGAACTTCGCAGAATCAAATCGGAACAAGCAAAAACAAATGCTTCAGTAGAAACCGATAATGGAAATTAA
- a CDS encoding ATP-binding cassette domain-containing protein has translation MPETVLQLKDASIYQGDSLVLADVNFEMNKGDFVYLIGKTGTGKSSFMKTLYGDLELTKGEGNIVDFDLAKLKEDDIPFLRRKLGVVFQDFKLLNDRTVNANLEFVLRATGWKDKEEIAAKIEDVLNRVGMKTKGFKYPYELSGGEQQRIAIARALLNDPELILADEPTGNLDPQTSIEVMEVLQELNKKGHTILMATHDYALLLKYPSKTLKCDDNKVFEVVQRKG, from the coding sequence ATGCCTGAAACAGTTTTACAATTAAAAGATGCGTCCATTTATCAAGGTGATAGTTTAGTGCTCGCCGATGTGAATTTTGAAATGAACAAAGGCGATTTTGTCTATCTAATTGGTAAAACAGGCACAGGTAAAAGTAGTTTTATGAAAACGCTTTATGGTGACTTAGAACTCACAAAGGGTGAAGGCAATATCGTGGATTTTGATTTAGCAAAATTAAAAGAAGATGACATCCCTTTTTTACGAAGAAAACTTGGTGTTGTGTTTCAAGATTTTAAATTACTAAACGACAGAACTGTTAATGCAAATTTAGAGTTTGTGCTTCGAGCAACAGGATGGAAAGACAAAGAGGAAATCGCCGCTAAAATTGAAGATGTTCTAAATCGTGTTGGTATGAAAACCAAAGGATTTAAATATCCTTACGAGTTATCTGGTGGTGAACAGCAACGTATTGCCATTGCAAGAGCCTTATTAAACGACCCTGAATTAATTCTAGCAGATGAGCCGACTGGAAACCTAGACCCACAAACTAGTATTGAGGTTATGGAAGTACTGCAAGAGCTCAACAAAAAAGGACACACTATTTTAATGGCAACACACGACTATGCCTTACTTTTAAAATACCCAAGTAAGACCCTAAAATGTGATGATAATAAAGTGTTTGAAGTTGTACAACGTAAAGGATAA
- a CDS encoding class I SAM-dependent methyltransferase, translated as MRRLITLEDFIDLYTKIKLRGLPFVLSKFNLNNTKRTRSAFNELNIDSAHSWVISKMHERWNQLITGNPKIGFRDFIIDFFKEKQGIKMLSLGSGNCFHELEFASHSNFSEIVCMDISDELIKNAKTTAKKNNLTNITFKVQDVYNYDFPENYFDIVFFHASLHHFKNIEEFLKTKVKPTLKSNGVLIMNEYVGTNRLQYPKHQISAINECLQLLPRKFKKRFKLNLYKNKYYGSGIIRMIMADPSECVDSVKIMPTIHNLFTPIYERDFGGNILIPALKDLGHHFVTLDDEKEKILEQLFKFEDAYLKQYKSDYVFGIYKNEAQ; from the coding sequence ATGAGGCGATTAATTACTCTCGAAGATTTTATTGATTTATATACAAAAATCAAACTACGAGGATTGCCTTTTGTTCTATCAAAATTCAACCTAAATAATACAAAAAGAACTCGAAGTGCGTTTAATGAGCTGAATATTGATTCTGCTCATAGTTGGGTAATTTCCAAAATGCATGAGCGATGGAACCAACTCATTACTGGAAATCCCAAAATAGGATTTAGAGACTTTATAATTGATTTTTTCAAGGAAAAACAAGGCATAAAAATGTTATCCTTAGGAAGTGGAAATTGTTTCCATGAATTAGAATTTGCATCACATTCAAATTTTTCAGAAATAGTATGCATGGACATTAGTGATGAGTTAATTAAAAACGCAAAAACTACCGCTAAAAAAAACAATTTGACCAATATTACATTTAAAGTACAGGACGTTTATAATTATGATTTTCCTGAAAATTATTTTGATATAGTTTTTTTTCATGCATCACTTCACCATTTTAAAAACATCGAAGAGTTTCTTAAAACCAAAGTAAAACCTACTTTAAAAAGTAATGGGGTTTTAATAATGAATGAGTACGTTGGCACCAATAGACTTCAGTATCCGAAACATCAAATAAGCGCTATAAATGAATGTTTACAATTGCTACCTAGGAAATTTAAAAAGCGATTCAAATTAAACTTATACAAGAATAAATACTACGGCTCTGGAATTATTAGAATGATAATGGCAGATCCATCAGAATGTGTGGATTCTGTAAAAATCATGCCAACCATTCACAATCTATTTACTCCAATTTATGAACGTGATTTTGGCGGGAACATTTTAATTCCTGCTTTAAAGGATTTAGGACACCATTTTGTAACTCTTGATGACGAAAAAGAAAAAATATTAGAACAATTGTTTAAGTTTGAAGATGCTTATTTAAAACAATACAAAAGCGATTATGTGTTTGGCATCTATAAAAATGAAGCTCAATAA